Sequence from the Caretta caretta isolate rCarCar2 chromosome 8, rCarCar1.hap1, whole genome shotgun sequence genome:
AGCAAAAAACCCCATGAGAAAGACAGGTCTACAATAAAGCCATGTCGCTACAGATGCGCCTACAGCTCCTCTAATGCAGCATCGGCTTTGGTAACAAACTTGTCAAAGGCAAGTTTTTGATTAACAAGTTAGAGTAATTTTAGTTCTAAAGGCACATGGCAGCTTGGACAATTCCATGAGCTACCACCCCATCCAATTTTGGCTGCTTATTCAGCAATTCTCACAGCCCAGCTGTAGCTACTTTGATAATCTTTGTCACATTGTGAATCATTATTTGCAGGGGTGCGTCTCATTGTAGGATGGGATCTTTCTTTTGAAGCATGAAGTGTTTCCATCCTGCCCCAGCACCAATATTAAAATAGGAGAGACCCATGAGAACAAGCGTTCATCACTATTACAAATCCATCATCCTCTTCCATATATTAGCAGTTTCCAGTGGAGAAGCACATTTCAGTTTTCTAGCTATAAAGGTGTGTGGAGGGTGAGTACCAAGTGGATGAATTATCAAGAATTTCATATTGTACTGCTGCTGCCCAGCTGGTTTCAAGCAGATAATACAAGGCTGCTGATCACATGGCTTACCAGAACCAGCATCTGCCATGACTCTAATCAACTCTGAGCCAGCCCCAGGAAGGCTCCCTGAGAAGCTAACACCAGGCACGGCAGCTGTCAGTTTAACTGGTCTGACAACTACTCCCTGGAGCAGCCTCTGTCCTTCCCATCCCAAGGTGAACGGCTCTGCTAAAAACCACATGATTGGCAGTCTGGTATCTCTGCTGGCAGCGACTTGCTCTAAGGTTGCGGGGTGTAACGGAGATACTTCTTGCCTGACGGGAGTTCCTTGGTGAAGATTCCTTCAGGAAACAGCTTTTTGGCCTCATCCTCTGGCACGCTGGGAATAACCATGACACGGTCTCCACGCTGGTAAGAAACAGGGAATATTTTAGTGAAGCAGAGAAATCGAGGGACACTACAAGGTTCCCGTGCTAAGAAGCGAGATTTTAACCTCCCGGACCCCCCCTTTCATTAAGGCCTTAGTCACCGTATACACTGATGTGCACATGCCATCCTCCACACCAGCGTTAAACTTCACCAGTTACAAAAGAGGTGTTACCCCCGCCGAGGCAGGAGTGGAAAATGAATATACGCTTGAGCCCATTCTGCCATATTCAGATGTGCAGCAAGACATCTGGCTGCCATGAAGCCTCTGGGACATATTCAGCAATGACTTGAACGAAGATGGGGTATGCGCGAGACAGGCATCAGTAATGTAACTTGGACCAATTCAGCAGTCAGCCGGTGCACAAGACAAGTAACACTGCAGCAGCAAAGGAAGGAGGTGCAGCCAGATAAGTAACTTACAGAAGGATGTAAAGGGAAAATAGGGGGACTTCATCTTTACACCTTTGCCTGCTACTAGTCTCCCAACCGGGGAACACGTTACACCAGCTTGCTGAACAGTTCCTACGCGACAATACAACTCACCTGGTCATCACCACTGATCTGCTCACAAGGAGGGCTAGAAAAGTggagctgcgccactgtaagcaCTCTAAGCCGATGGGAGGGAGCTCTGTCGGCTTAACTACTCCCCCCCCCACGAGCATGGTAGCTGTGtgagcgggagaagctctcccacagaCATCACACTACCCACACCGGCGCTTAGGTCCATGTCACTTATGTCGCTCAAGGGGGTGACTTTTTCACAcccaagtgacataagttatacggCAGTGAGTGCTTGTGTAGACATCACCTAAATCTTCCCAGAGAGGGTAGCATTTCCATTAAGCGCCCCAGCTTTTGTGAATTCCCCTCTCAAAATAACTCTTCCACAAAGCCACACACCTCAGGCCCGGAGAAGCAGCAAAGAAAACCTTTCCCTTTGATCCTTTATGAACACCCCAGCAATAGGAGCGGTATAAAAACCATGCTCTTTGTATGAATGCACAGGGAACTCCCGCATCACCAGTGCAAAACTGAAGAGTCGGGAGGTGGAAGCTCAGCCAAAGTCATGAGTTCTTTTTGGAAGCTTAGCTGATGCTGTAACACCAAGTAACTAACCCAGTGTCTACTGAGACTTTTACCACACTCCCCAGCTACAGGGCATTTCACAGCAGCAGTGAGGACTGAAGCAGGAGGATCGGAGTTCTAAGACGTCAGCCTCTACTAAAGCTAAAAGCAACACTCCATGAGTAGTACAGCTCTATTATCCTTAAGCAGTCCCAAGTCCAAGGCCAGTGATGAACTCTAGCCAGTTCATTAAGATGATAACAAGTCAGAAGGATGCCCATAGCCAGATGGTGGATTTTACCTACACCAGAAGATCTCACTTTAATAAGGCAGCAGTTACACATAGTGGTACTCAGCTGGGTTTTAAAGAGAGTGCTTCATAATTAGGATGAAAAGAGAGTCTTCCCAGTGTTATGCACGACAGGAGAGAGTTGTTTAGTTTAATCATGAAAAACTATGAAGATTTTTCCGTTAGGAAAAGTGACCTAGATGGGTCTATAAGATACCATGGATCAAACGAGACTTCTCTTTGATACAGATAACGTATGCAAGCATCAGAATGGTCAAATTCTGTAGGACATGGGTCTCCTTTCTCAGATTAAGAAAGACAAAACTCCTTTGTGGGCTCTGGAGGACTCCAGATGGTTTGTTTGCAAGAGAGTTTTTTTCTGAAACCAGGGCAGCACTGGGCTCTGCAATTGGCACAACAATTCTGCTTATCATGCACAAGCAGGAGCAGAATCCAGCTCATTCTGCCCTAGCCTTGCAGAGCCCACACTGATAACAGGAGGAAAGAACTTATTATCATTAAACCAGCCACGTATGACTCTTAACGAGCGCAATGTGGACAGTGCCGTTGTTACCGTTATTTTCCCCACTGTTACTACACctctcagcagagctgtgtggagaaagATAATTCCGTTTCATGGAGGATTGTGCTATTTTGAGATCTGGTTTGCTCTGGTTAGGAATTAAAACTCAAATTCTCCACCCCAGGGAATGgagtcccagccctggggcagtctGCATGCCTGGATTCCATCGCAACGTCGATGAAATTGGACTGTTGCAACAAAAGTCTGATTTTGCCAAATCAGAAAATTCCAATGAAACATTAGTCAGAATtctcccagccagctctacttcTCAGCCTCAAGGAGTGCCCTTAGCATGTCCCAGGATTGCAGGGATTCTCACGATCCACGTCTCTTAGCACATCCTCTGTATGATAACTACCTAACTTCACCTTGTCCTGAGAATGGGCAGAGACTCTAGGAATGGTCCTTCTCTACACCCAGAACTGCCCTACAGCACTGGGATGTAGCTCTATAGATATTTACCTTCCAGTCCACTGGGGTAGCAACCTTGTTCTTTGCAGTCAGCTGCAGGGAATCCACTACTCTTAGGATCTCATCGAAGTTTCTGCCAGTGGTTGCTGGGTAGAGGATTGACAGTTTCAGCTTCTTATCTGGGCCGAAaacaaacacctgaacagcagAGAGACATAAGGAGCTACTCTGGGAATCTGAATAGAAGAGTAACCTGAATTTATATCAGCTACAAGCATTTAACAGTGTCAGGTAAGCCACATTTCAGTGAGACAGGTATTCCAATATGGATAGTTTCCCTCATCCATCAACCACCACACTGCCTCCTTCAAAGCAATTCctgctccatagaatcatagattattagggcttgtctacaatacCTGCTGGATCAATGgacagcaatcgatccagcggggagagggatggagtgggggagggtCGATTTGTCATGTCTATACTAGACACAAATAATCGACAGccaagcactctcccattgactctggtactccatcagagggagaggcgcaggcggagtcaacgggagagagTCAGccgtcgacttaccgcagtgaagacaccgcggtaagtagatctaagtatgttaaCTTCAGCTACTTTACTCATGTAACTGAAGtggtgtaacttagatcgatccccgcactactgtagaccaggcctttgggttggaagagacctcaggaggtcatctagtccaatcccctgctcaaaagcaggaccatccTTCCTACCCATAATCCCTATACTCTCCCTCTTCTGAAAGGCAGTCGTGGGTCCTGTCCGTTTTAGACTGTAAGCATTTAGGACAGAACAAGTGTTATTTACATTGATGGCACTATGTTTATTATAAAACAGCCTCATCTCTTGTAGAGGAAAGATGCAGCCACATACAAAGGAAAAACGGCCATCTGCTCTTATGCAGTATCTAATATTTCAGGTGTGTAGTTTATTTTACTGTGTGGAGCATTACCACCACCTCCCTCTGTGGGTCCCTACCTTGAAAGGGGACAATAACGGTCTTTTAATGTTAGTGCTGGAGGGGAGAAGGAACGTCACAAAACAAATTTTAGGCATCCACAGAGGCCCTCTGCCCCTGTTTAGTTCTACTCCTTGCCCATTTGAGATCCCAGACAAGGAGTGTTACCGATCTCGTCACGCTCTCAGCAGGACAAAGGAGCGCAGGATCAGCAAACTAACACGTAGTTGGGAGGCAGAAGCAACTGGCTCCTGGATAGTCTCCCTCATCCGTCTCCCTACCCAACTGAGGGTAGCTATAGCTAGGAGAGGGATcacccacccaaccccccccactgGCAAACCTCAGCGGGACAGGATTCATTGAATTGCTTTGAAGATCTGCTCCATTCTCCAGCCAGTCAGTTACTCTAGTCACTCGTATGCAATGGACTGGTTACTTAGGCTGCTGCACGGGGATAGTgtgctagtatagacaaggcaCCAGGGGCTTAGGCCCCATGTCATCCAACCCTATTCATGCCCACGCCCGGTCTACACTAGTGCCCCACATGCAGCCTGTGCTCACCACACGCGCCGTCAGCGGCATGCCATCCTTGTCCCGCTCATCTGGGTCCAACATGCCCAGCTGGATTGAAAGGTCCCGCTTTGCATCAGCAATTATGGGAAAGGGGAGCTTCTCTGTGGGCTCATCACCATTGTAAGCATTGATGTCCTGTagcaggaggggagagaaagcacaggcatgctcagcactttctgaagacTCAGatcaaaagggggggggggagggggaagagaaatccGCTCCAATTTTACGAGCGACACCTCCAGATTTCAATGTATGGATTAACATGGTACTCCTGGGCCAAGGCAATGAGGATTCGTGGCTCAGGCGACCTTAGATTTCTGGGGTGGGGGATTCTTTTCTAAACAAGATTTTGAATTCGATTCTCAGTGCTGTAATTACCCATTGGGAGTGACATTAGCAGAGGACAAGAGGGCAGATGTGTGGAGGAACAGGGCTACAGTGTAGAGAGAAAACTTCTTTCACTTTTACAATTACAGGTACttgctccctctcccatcacccgCCACCACCACACTGACTGCGTGCCTGGTTTCTACCTTTGGTTTCTACCATTTTTAAGCAATAGCCTCACTGTAGTTTGTACAGAGACAAGGAAATGCCTCCCCAAGCACCGATCAGAGCTGTCACAAGAGATGGTTTACTGTGATGATCACTGCCTTTAAGTACAGGTTGGTGTTCATTGTAGGATGTGCAAGGAGCTTTATGGGTCACTTGCTCATCCTGTATAACTCAGTCACACTCCGCTGTGGGCTTTCCTTGCCAGTGAGGCTGCCGTTCAGTGCTCTGATGTTACTCTGCAATTAAAGTGCACTACTGCTGCAAGAGGAGAGGACATTTTCTTTCCTGTACTTGCCAAACCCCATCAGTCAGTGGCATGCAGGCAGTGGGGAGCAGCCTGGGAAGGTACAGCCGGCACCAAGGGACTAGATTTAGGATCATTACAGTCTCTTACCCAACATCATGACTCCTATTTTCCTTTACAGAActttccctggggaggggaagaatagTATAGAAAGAACCTTGAGGCACCAACCAAAGGAACAGAGGGTTGGCCAAACTGGATCAGAGCAGAGGTCCAATTAGTCCAGTATACTGACAGGGGCCAGaacccagatgcttcagaggaaggggtaCACACCCCACCATAGCAGATGTGAGATAATCTGCCCCTATGTTAGGTCATGCCCTAGTCTAATAGTTGAGAGACCGACATAAGTTCCAAAGCTAGAAAAGTTTAATATTCCTTCCAAAATGTTAGCAGTGATTATAACAGCTCTGGATAGCTTTTGTATCCACATCTCAACTCTTCTGAATCTTACCCCAGGCTTGGTCTCAACAACTTCCTCTGCCAGCGAGATACACAATGAGATTAAATTGTGTATTTCACctgatcagttttgaatttgccccCTTTTAGTACAGTTGAATGTGCCCTTGTCCGGGTGTAAAGGGACTGGAGGGAGAAATTGAATACTCTGTATGAGCACTAAAGCAGTAGGCAGAATGGACTTGTGCTTCCAAGGACCAGATTTTATTCTGTTGGGGGAGTCCACTGTGAAGAACAACATTACACAAACTCTGTTTATCAGTATGGACAGAAGACACTGAATTCCTTCATGTCAGCAGGGCCTACAACAGAAGTTGTAGTACATAAAGTACAAATGACTGAAGCACTTTAACCTCTGTTACAAACACTAtataaagaaaggtttcagagtagcagccgtgttagtctgtatccgcaaaaagaaaaggaggacttgtggtaccttagagactaaccaatttatttgagcataagctttcgtgagctaagtgagctgtagctcacgaaagcttatgctcaaataaatttgttagtctctaaggtgccacaagtcctccttttctttttatacgAAGAAAGTTACGTTTTACGTAGGcatgtcaattaatcgcagttaactcacaagattaactcaaaaaattaatcatgattaatcgcacttataacaatagaataccaactgaaatttattcaatatttttggattttttctacattttcaatattaatttcaattacaacacagaatacgaagtgcacactgctcactttatattattattttttattacaaatatatgcactgtaaaaatgataaaagaaatagtatttttcaattcacctcatacaagtactgaagtgtaATCCCTTTATCATGGAAGCGTAACTtagaaatgcagattttttggggggtacATAACTGAACTTAtgacaaatgtttagcatatgggCACGTAAAtgccttgcaatgccggctacaacagtgccattcaAACAcccattctcactttcaggtgacattgtaaagaagaagcaggcagcattctctcctgcaaattgtaaccaaccttgtttgtctgaatgattggctgaacaagaagtaggactgagtggacttgtaagcgcTAAAGTTTCACatcgttttatttttgaatgcagggttttttttgtacataattctacatttgtaagttccactttcatggtaaagagactgcactacagtacttgtatgagatgaactgaaaaatattttttttgttttttacagtgcaaatatttgtaatcaaaactaaatataaagtgagtactgtacactttctattgtgttgtaattgaaattaatatatttgaaaatgtagtaaacatccaaacatttaaaataaatggtattctcttgttgtttaaaaagattaatcgcgctgttaatcacttgacagccctagttttaagtAGTACAATGCAACAATCAATCAATATCACACTTACAATATGTGCTGAAAGACCCCATATTTTGGGCAAAGTTTTTGAATTGGAGCTCAGATAAAGAGCGCTCACTGATGATGGATGTGAATCATTCAGTACATGCGATTCCGCACCTCTGATAGTTAAAAAGGTCCCATTACACACAGCTAGAGTCAAATTTAGACCTGGGGTAAGCAGGTACAACACATGCCGATGTCAGTAACAGTTGCACCACTTAGATCAAGGATACGTTCGGCCCCTGTTCTTTAATGGATGGAACTTTGCTCTCTAGTCAAGGCCTAGATCCAGCAATGACACCCAGGACAAGTTACCTGACTATCCTCAGTACTGGCTGGCGAGGGTAAAAAACACAAGAGAGAATGCAGACCAAGTCAGATTCGAATGGAAAATGCAATGCACATTTGCTGGGAAAAAATTACACCGTATCCACCCCACTTAGCATTAACCAAGGCCGTCAGTCTAATTTTCAGGGCAGGTTTAAAATAGCTCAGTGGTGCATAGTTTGCCTGGGCAGTGCGCTCCAAACACAGCTATTATTAATTCAAGTTTTCCAGGTCACTAATGTACAGTTATCTCCCTGATACAATTTCACTACCAGCATGGACAGGGCCTTAACAGTTCCATTTCTATTTTCCGTGGACTCTCTGCCCCCTCTGGAACCGGGCACAGACAGCTCTTGGGACTTCAAGGCAGCAGAGCGAAcaaggctatttttaaaaagcaagttttAAGGTTTTGGAATGGAAAAGACAGGTGAACAAGGAGACTATTAGGAACCCGTAAGAACAACTTATCTTCCAGGCCcggctgtgatggggtgttcagcTCATgcttgccctgaaagggttaatgaagaCAAAGAAGGGGGCTAATTAACCCAACAGGCTGGCAGCTGAGAGATGGCTAAGTAATCCCCTGACTGAGTGAGGGAGGCCAGCTAAGGAGGAATCAGCTAGATTGGGGTTATAAAGGCAGGAAATTCACAGCAGAAAGGGgactgcagtcactccctgggagaggggaagtgTGTTTGGGCTGgaaaacccagagagagagaggaaggtaggagagggctcagggaaaggcagtgaGGCTTAGAAGGGAACAGACTTTGATTGCTGGCtggagggtccctgagctggaacctggagtagagggtgggcctgggttcccctgtctGTCAAGTCCTTTCCAAGtcccatttaaaaatgtatttatatagtTTGTAGTGACTTGCTTAGTGTTTACGCAGCATAGTAAGAGCAGAGCCACTGTGCCAATTAGAGTTTGTAGAACTGCAAAAAGTCTGAGGCAAACAGACCATGTTTTCCCAGAACAGCAGCTCTCTTGCTACCAGCACTGAACTATTTCTCCCGTTTTCATCGGAGTCTCCCACACAATATCAGTATGTATGTGAAGACTGATCCTTTGGTTATGTGTCACAGCCAACTCTTTATTGCCATAAACCTAATGCGGTGCTAATTCCTCAAggatattttaaatttgtttgttaCCACTCAACTCCTAATGAGTCTGGAAAAGCCTCTCTATATTCTCTTTATGCTACTCTAAGACTTCTACAATTCCCACAGCATGGCAACAATATTTTATACAATTAGACAGATGTCTTGTTACTACTATTTATATCTTGTATAGAATTAAGCTGTGAGCTTTTGGGGGCTGAAATAATCTTTATCTCTACTGCAGCCTCCtagctagagctgtgtgaataattgggtttgggtttttctgGTTTGGTGGCCAAACAAGGTGGAGCGCTGTTTTGGTTTCACCCAAAACAAAATGCaagttggtttgggttttttttttttttttgatgaactgaagttaaaaaaaattcaagtttgaCCAGAATCTAACATTTTGTTTCACAGTGTTCCGTTTGatgtttttacttttaaaaagaaactaaaattaaaaaaaaaaaaccacacacacttgTTGTGGGTGCAGTAAAACAGAAATGTGCtaggagtagagctgggtgaaatcctTCAGACAAAGCAGCACAGATTCAGGTTgacaaacatttcacaaattggTGTTTAATTTGCTGAGTTGTTTCTGTTGGAGGGAAAAGTAAATTGTGGATTTTTTGTAATTTgaactttgaagtctttaaaccacgatttgagaacgt
This genomic interval carries:
- the PRDX6 gene encoding peroxiredoxin-6, whose translation is MPGLLLGDEAPNFEVDTTHGRIRFHDFLGDSWGILFSHPRDFTPVCTTELGRAAKLAPEFKKRNVKMIALSIDDVSDHLAWSKDINAYNGDEPTEKLPFPIIADAKRDLSIQLGMLDPDERDKDGMPLTARVVFVFGPDKKLKLSILYPATTGRNFDEILRVVDSLQLTAKNKVATPVDWKRGDRVMVIPSVPEDEAKKLFPEGIFTKELPSGKKYLRYTPQP